A genome region from Natronosalvus rutilus includes the following:
- a CDS encoding glutamine amidotransferase codes for MTNVLLAGESWQLLTFEIKGQDVLTGASYDEAPDHLIAALKVAGASVTYQPCHVATREFPRTRADLEAYDLVILSDIGADTLQLTPQVRRGEADVDRCELLASYVEDGGALGMIGGYMSFAGVNGQARYDRTALADVLPVSIGPGDDRVEAPAGVRPTNEGVLGADLDDEWPAVLGYNRVVADADADVWATVGDDPLVAVGSYGDGRTFAFTTDCAPHWAPPTFLEWDGLPTLWEALLEDVTG; via the coding sequence ATGACGAACGTACTCCTCGCCGGTGAGTCCTGGCAGCTGCTCACCTTCGAGATCAAGGGACAGGACGTCCTCACCGGGGCGTCATACGACGAAGCGCCGGATCACCTCATCGCGGCCCTCAAGGTCGCGGGCGCGTCGGTGACTTACCAGCCCTGTCACGTCGCGACCCGCGAGTTCCCTCGCACGCGGGCCGACCTCGAGGCGTACGACCTCGTGATCCTGAGCGACATCGGCGCGGATACCCTCCAGCTCACGCCGCAGGTCCGACGGGGCGAGGCCGACGTCGACCGATGCGAACTCCTGGCGTCGTACGTCGAAGACGGCGGCGCACTGGGGATGATCGGCGGCTACATGAGTTTCGCGGGCGTCAACGGCCAGGCGCGGTACGACCGCACCGCGCTCGCCGACGTCCTGCCGGTCTCGATCGGTCCCGGCGACGACCGGGTGGAAGCGCCGGCCGGCGTTCGGCCGACGAACGAAGGGGTTCTAGGAGCGGACCTCGACGACGAGTGGCCCGCCGTCCTCGGCTACAACCGAGTCGTCGCCGACGCCGACGCAGACGTCTGGGCGACGGTCGGCGACGATCCCCTGGTCGCCGTCGGCTCGTACGGGGACGGACGGACGTTCGCGTTCACCACCGACTGTGCGCCCCACTGGGCGCCGCCGACGTTCCTCGAGTGGGACGGCCTTCCCACCCTCTGGGAGGCACTGCTCGAGGACGTCACCGGCTGA
- a CDS encoding neutral/alkaline non-lysosomal ceramidase N-terminal domain-containing protein, which translates to MPRDAPDTSSSSYGWRAGTATRVITPEQPMWMAGFAKRDEPATGVEHDLEATALALEDESGTLAAIVSADVLFVPRAIRDAVTQRCEVKYGLDPDSIVLAATHTHCGPEFRDFKVRMYADDVERYRTNAADYRERLEDELIAVIGEALDDREPARISYSHARCGFAMNRRLPVEDGIAHEQNPDAPVDHKVPVLVVEPDEGVDRTDGAAPSAIVFGYACHTTTLFFTKYCGDWAGFARRYLEERYPGATALCLLGCAGDQNPYPRGDVDLAKRHGRTMATTVRAAIESRRRPVRGPLRTGFEDCALEFEDPPSRDELEAMRKGDVRHLRVRAEALLTELDETGAIRTEHPYPIQTFGFGNDLTLVALGGEVLVEYGIQLKDRLEGPVWVAGYANDKFTYVPTARARAEGGYESEGAIRRSTFSGPLDPNAEERILRHVQALAERVRISRTIQ; encoded by the coding sequence ATGCCACGGGACGCACCCGATACGTCTTCGAGCAGTTACGGGTGGCGGGCTGGCACCGCCACTCGCGTCATTACGCCCGAGCAACCGATGTGGATGGCGGGTTTCGCAAAGCGCGACGAACCCGCCACGGGCGTCGAGCACGACCTCGAGGCGACGGCGCTGGCGCTCGAGGACGAGTCGGGAACGCTCGCAGCCATCGTCTCCGCCGACGTGTTGTTCGTCCCGAGAGCGATCCGAGACGCCGTCACGCAGCGCTGTGAGGTGAAATACGGACTGGATCCCGATTCCATCGTGCTCGCGGCGACGCACACCCACTGCGGACCGGAATTCCGGGATTTCAAGGTGCGAATGTACGCCGACGACGTCGAGCGGTATCGAACGAACGCGGCCGACTATCGCGAACGACTCGAGGACGAACTGATCGCCGTAATCGGGGAGGCCCTCGACGACCGAGAGCCGGCGCGGATCAGCTATAGCCACGCCCGATGTGGGTTCGCGATGAATCGACGACTGCCGGTCGAGGACGGGATTGCCCACGAGCAAAACCCCGACGCGCCGGTCGATCACAAGGTTCCAGTTCTCGTCGTCGAACCCGACGAAGGGGTCGACCGGACCGACGGAGCGGCACCCTCGGCCATCGTGTTCGGCTACGCGTGCCACACGACGACCCTCTTTTTCACGAAGTACTGCGGTGACTGGGCCGGGTTCGCCCGCCGGTACCTCGAGGAGCGCTATCCGGGAGCCACCGCGCTCTGTCTCCTGGGCTGTGCCGGCGACCAGAATCCGTATCCACGCGGTGACGTCGACCTGGCGAAACGCCACGGACGCACGATGGCCACGACCGTCCGCGCGGCGATCGAGTCCCGGAGACGGCCGGTTCGAGGACCGCTCAGAACCGGCTTCGAGGACTGTGCACTCGAGTTCGAGGACCCGCCGAGCAGGGACGAACTCGAGGCGATGCGGAAGGGCGACGTGCGACACCTGCGCGTCCGCGCGGAGGCGTTGCTCACCGAACTCGACGAAACGGGCGCGATTCGAACCGAGCACCCGTATCCGATACAGACGTTCGGCTTCGGCAACGATCTCACGCTGGTGGCCCTCGGCGGCGAAGTTCTCGTCGAATACGGGATTCAATTGAAGGATCGCCTCGAGGGGCCGGTCTGGGTGGCCGGGTACGCGAACGACAAGTTCACGTACGTACCGACGGCCAGGGCGAGAGCCGAGGGTGGCTACGAGAGCGAGGGGGCGATCCGCCGGTCGACGTTTTCGGGTCCACTCGACCCGAACGCCGAGGAGCGAATCCTTCGACACGTGCAGGCCCTTGCCGAGCGCGTACGTATCTCGAGGACGATACAATAG
- a CDS encoding alpha/beta hydrolase: MPADTPQDDYPLHPERIHGPPSSAEEREHRQAYLEELRPLLAPVADEYGSDPRLSHRDDSWLAWQERTGELPPGFERLPAIAELPDPLVQYGPDAERRAEITTREEWEQQRDRYKHQLEYWLYGRMPPAPDNVRASELDTRSVEGATIRDVRLAFGPNHDLTLDLEFMVPDGTGPFPVFMTQWNHRKWALLALQRGYAAVVYAAADARDDAADYGESYPDYDFQLLARRAWAAHRVVDYLETVPEADDDQIAITGASRNGKQSLIAAAFDERIAAVAPCSAGSGAVVAARFDRDDCYAGDMSVHARLRRSWFHPRWRFFVGRENRLPVDANHLVSLVAPRACLLHTALNERTTSAWAVAQLYRSANSVYDLLEADDRLALQYRQGRHARTTRDVHQILDFFDDAFGRGEYDDPTQLYHDFSFEEWRRTAGEDVDVDGFPERGLEDPLIDDDGTRAETIEEWTDRKPTLRDRLRWSFGERPPRASNPPASSLEEAGRGGKPDYLADVIGRPDPPDGVEKRWLSPSRTYGERVEGDLYYPQSADSDRPNEQLPAIVWLHPYAYNTGYGAGGRGQVPIEGSTDRGFALYAYDQLGFGTRIEEGKHFYERHPNWSKMGKLVDDALAAVETLSGLECIDSDRIFVLGYALGATVGLYAAALDERIAGVASVGGFAPFRTSDSEAERANAVIGRLSHMHGLQPRLGLFRDDPERVPFDFHEVLGLIAPRPTLAVAPSLDWTHPQADVLRCVSEARSVYDLYGVPEALEVRAPDDLLSFDYHEARLGGGPGKSPGAFSTDRRDAVFDWIADQA, translated from the coding sequence ATGCCCGCAGACACACCCCAGGACGACTACCCGCTACACCCCGAACGAATCCATGGACCGCCGTCGTCGGCCGAGGAGCGCGAACACCGACAGGCGTACCTCGAGGAACTGCGTCCCCTGCTCGCGCCCGTGGCCGACGAGTACGGCTCCGACCCGCGCCTCTCTCACCGGGACGACAGCTGGCTCGCCTGGCAGGAACGGACGGGCGAACTTCCGCCCGGTTTCGAGCGGTTGCCGGCCATCGCCGAGCTTCCCGACCCCCTCGTTCAGTACGGGCCCGATGCGGAACGCCGCGCCGAGATTACGACCCGTGAAGAGTGGGAACAGCAGCGAGATCGATACAAACACCAGCTCGAATACTGGCTCTACGGACGGATGCCTCCCGCGCCGGACAACGTTCGGGCGAGCGAGCTCGACACCCGGTCGGTGGAGGGAGCCACGATTCGCGACGTCAGACTCGCGTTCGGTCCGAACCACGACCTGACGCTCGACCTCGAGTTCATGGTCCCGGACGGGACGGGTCCGTTTCCGGTCTTTATGACCCAGTGGAACCACCGCAAGTGGGCGCTGCTCGCCCTCCAGCGGGGTTACGCGGCCGTCGTCTACGCGGCGGCCGACGCCCGGGACGACGCGGCCGACTACGGCGAATCCTATCCCGATTACGACTTCCAGTTGCTCGCCAGGCGAGCGTGGGCCGCCCATCGCGTCGTCGACTACCTCGAGACGGTGCCTGAAGCCGACGACGATCAGATCGCGATCACGGGCGCCTCGCGAAACGGCAAGCAGTCGCTGATCGCCGCGGCGTTCGACGAGCGCATCGCCGCGGTCGCCCCTTGTAGCGCCGGGAGCGGGGCCGTCGTCGCGGCGCGCTTCGATCGGGACGACTGCTACGCCGGGGACATGTCGGTCCACGCACGCCTTCGGCGCAGCTGGTTCCACCCGCGCTGGCGCTTCTTCGTCGGTCGGGAGAATCGCCTCCCCGTCGACGCCAACCACCTCGTCTCGCTCGTCGCGCCGCGGGCCTGTCTGCTCCACACGGCGCTGAACGAGCGGACGACGAGCGCGTGGGCCGTCGCGCAGTTGTACCGATCCGCCAACTCCGTCTACGACCTCCTGGAGGCTGACGACCGACTCGCCCTGCAGTATCGCCAGGGTCGTCACGCCAGGACCACCCGAGACGTTCACCAGATCCTGGACTTCTTCGACGACGCGTTCGGACGCGGCGAGTACGACGATCCGACGCAGCTCTACCACGACTTTTCGTTCGAGGAGTGGCGTCGGACGGCGGGCGAAGACGTCGACGTCGACGGATTCCCCGAGCGGGGGCTCGAGGACCCCCTGATAGACGACGACGGCACCCGAGCCGAGACGATCGAGGAGTGGACCGATCGAAAACCCACGCTCCGAGACCGGCTCCGCTGGAGCTTCGGCGAGCGACCGCCGCGTGCGTCGAATCCGCCGGCGTCCTCGCTCGAGGAGGCGGGTCGGGGCGGGAAACCGGACTACCTCGCGGACGTCATCGGTCGACCCGACCCACCGGACGGCGTCGAGAAACGGTGGCTGTCGCCGTCGCGCACGTACGGCGAACGCGTCGAGGGCGACCTCTACTATCCGCAATCGGCCGATAGTGACCGCCCGAACGAACAGTTACCCGCCATCGTCTGGTTGCACCCCTACGCCTACAACACAGGGTACGGGGCGGGCGGTCGCGGCCAGGTCCCAATCGAGGGTTCCACCGACCGCGGGTTCGCGCTGTACGCGTACGATCAGCTCGGCTTCGGCACCCGGATCGAGGAGGGCAAGCATTTCTACGAGCGTCACCCGAACTGGTCGAAGATGGGCAAGCTGGTCGACGACGCGCTGGCCGCCGTCGAGACGCTCTCGGGGCTCGAGTGCATCGATAGCGACCGGATCTTCGTTCTAGGGTACGCACTCGGAGCCACCGTCGGGCTGTACGCGGCGGCGCTCGACGAGCGCATCGCCGGCGTCGCCTCGGTCGGTGGGTTCGCGCCGTTCCGGACGAGCGATTCCGAAGCCGAACGCGCTAATGCGGTGATCGGACGACTGTCTCACATGCATGGGCTTCAACCCCGTCTCGGACTGTTTCGGGATGACCCCGAACGAGTCCCGTTCGACTTCCACGAGGTGCTCGGACTGATCGCTCCTCGGCCGACGCTCGCGGTGGCCCCGTCGCTCGACTGGACGCACCCACAGGCGGACGTCCTTCGATGCGTCTCCGAAGCCCGGTCCGTCTACGACCTCTACGGGGTGCCCGAGGCGCTCGAGGTCCGCGCGCCGGACGACCTGTTGAGCTTCGATTACCACGAGGCTCGCCTCGGCGGCGGACCCGGGAAGTCGCCCGGGGCGTTCTCCACGGACCGACGGGACGCCGTCTTCGACTGGATCGCCGACCAGGCCTGA
- a CDS encoding CapA family protein, translated as MSDDGSRGTSGDRSKDSSVEGSTVVSDDLETVIDLDPGTDRDRSGGDHWSMIVAGDCALNRDARPTADRTVSSPLRERIGAADVSILNVEAPIVSEETTPIDKSGPCVENPDGTAETVADVGFDVCTLANNHVRDYGPEGVVTTLKALHDAGLATVGVGSTPEEAYEPLAVGPDASVAIVNVCEQEFNLVDERGHGAAWLSDRRAREAIRAADREYDSVIVVAHSGVEYVPLPAPRLQGLLREFVDIGADLVVGHHPHVPQGWERYGDGAIFYSLGNFLFDSMTDEENTSWGLVLEVEFDGAMPIAVELVPTETVDGVVHPLGLTRDREDYLSYLNRLAEITTDAATLEAYWQEIAVRVFHERYSNWLHTGVGANLARARSAPNDPRLQRSIWDPETRRAELFVLLNVIRAESHRWLTTTALEVLSGEGIDRRTPEISDEARRLLARTARE; from the coding sequence ATGAGTGACGATGGCTCGAGGGGCACGAGTGGCGACCGTTCGAAGGACTCGAGTGTCGAAGGCTCGACAGTCGTGAGCGACGACCTGGAAACAGTGATCGACCTCGACCCCGGAACGGATCGCGACCGATCCGGCGGTGACCACTGGTCGATGATCGTCGCCGGCGACTGCGCGCTCAATCGGGACGCCAGGCCGACCGCCGATCGAACGGTGTCGTCGCCCCTTCGGGAACGGATCGGCGCGGCCGACGTTTCGATCCTCAACGTCGAAGCCCCCATCGTCTCCGAGGAGACGACACCAATCGACAAGAGCGGGCCGTGCGTCGAGAATCCGGATGGGACGGCCGAAACGGTAGCGGACGTCGGCTTCGACGTCTGCACGCTCGCGAACAACCACGTCCGCGACTACGGACCCGAAGGCGTCGTGACGACGCTCAAGGCGCTTCACGACGCCGGCCTCGCGACCGTCGGCGTCGGATCGACGCCCGAGGAGGCGTACGAGCCGCTCGCGGTCGGTCCCGACGCGTCGGTCGCAATCGTCAACGTCTGCGAACAGGAGTTCAACCTCGTCGACGAACGGGGCCACGGGGCGGCGTGGCTCTCCGATCGCCGTGCTCGAGAGGCCATCCGCGCGGCCGATCGCGAGTACGACAGCGTGATCGTCGTCGCCCACAGCGGCGTGGAGTACGTCCCGTTGCCAGCTCCGCGGCTCCAGGGACTCCTGCGGGAGTTCGTCGACATCGGGGCCGACCTCGTCGTCGGGCACCACCCGCACGTCCCCCAGGGCTGGGAGCGCTACGGCGACGGAGCGATCTTCTACAGCCTCGGCAACTTCCTGTTCGACAGCATGACCGACGAGGAGAACACGTCCTGGGGGCTCGTCCTGGAGGTCGAATTCGACGGGGCGATGCCGATTGCCGTCGAACTCGTGCCGACCGAAACCGTCGACGGCGTCGTCCACCCGCTCGGGCTAACTCGAGATCGCGAAGATTACCTGTCGTACCTCAACCGTCTCGCCGAGATCACCACCGACGCGGCGACGCTCGAGGCCTACTGGCAAGAAATCGCCGTCCGGGTGTTCCACGAACGGTACTCCAACTGGCTCCATACGGGTGTCGGGGCGAACCTCGCGCGTGCTCGGTCGGCGCCGAACGACCCGCGACTGCAGCGATCGATCTGGGATCCCGAAACCCGTCGGGCGGAACTCTTCGTCCTGCTGAACGTCATCCGGGCGGAGTCCCATCGGTGGCTCACGACCACGGCGCTCGAGGTGCTCTCCGGCGAAGGGATCGACAGGCGGACCCCGGAGATCAGCGACGAAGCGCGGCGACTGTTAGCTCGAACCGCCCGCGAGTGA
- a CDS encoding M14 family zinc carboxypeptidase, which yields MTRIRPLTETQHDGIFGDAPLGTDATPRDEKHRPYAELQRVLDHLEMAGRPFSRTTVGTSNQGRDIDMISVGRGDTDVLFVGQQHGNESSGSMSLVALLHYLASGKSEAHLDDVTVHVVPRANPDGAEIELRGNVDPDAPDPDTDEGIFTTTYQGRGWDPNRYHFLDWTESRLYRHHSEQFPENPVPEARAVTEAVDRVDPELFIDIHGQGEKTTEDGAAVTHSVMWPVLGEKPIPEDGLTLSKKMCVQVYDHLSRFDRVVSRYPATAAYPGVAHKAYGLQDRGSIIYEVVEPKSVDQYRTRTRTTLASLLSLLGTAATGDIHDRDPDRVEEIPHIG from the coding sequence ATGACACGAATTCGACCATTAACAGAGACGCAACACGACGGCATATTCGGCGACGCGCCGCTCGGTACCGACGCGACCCCCCGCGACGAAAAACATCGGCCCTACGCGGAGCTACAGAGGGTGCTCGACCACCTCGAGATGGCCGGACGGCCGTTCTCGAGGACGACGGTCGGCACGTCGAACCAGGGTCGGGACATCGACATGATCTCGGTCGGTCGCGGCGATACAGACGTTCTGTTCGTCGGACAGCAACACGGGAACGAATCGTCCGGTTCGATGAGCCTCGTCGCGCTCTTGCACTACCTCGCGAGCGGCAAGTCCGAGGCGCACCTGGACGACGTGACTGTTCACGTCGTTCCGCGAGCGAACCCGGACGGGGCGGAGATCGAGCTCCGCGGTAACGTCGATCCGGACGCGCCGGATCCGGATACTGACGAGGGTATCTTCACGACGACCTACCAGGGTCGTGGCTGGGATCCGAACCGGTATCACTTCCTCGACTGGACCGAGAGTCGCCTCTACAGGCACCACTCGGAGCAGTTCCCGGAGAATCCGGTTCCAGAAGCGCGGGCAGTAACCGAGGCCGTCGATCGCGTCGACCCCGAATTGTTCATCGACATCCACGGGCAAGGCGAGAAAACGACCGAGGACGGAGCAGCCGTCACACACTCGGTGATGTGGCCCGTCCTGGGAGAAAAGCCGATTCCCGAGGATGGACTCACGCTGTCCAAAAAGATGTGCGTGCAGGTCTACGATCACCTCAGCCGGTTCGACCGCGTCGTCAGCCGGTATCCGGCGACGGCAGCGTATCCCGGTGTCGCACACAAGGCGTACGGATTACAGGACCGGGGCAGCATCATCTACGAAGTCGTCGAACCGAAGTCGGTCGACCAGTATCGAACTCGAACGCGCACGACGCTGGCGTCGCTCCTCTCGCTGCTCGGAACGGCGGCCACCGGTGACATTCACGATCGCGATCCTGATCGAGTCGAAGAAATCCCACACATCGGGTAA
- a CDS encoding heparinase II/III family protein: MSNSEERTNRRNDALSDFRGHGRREFLQTTSLLSLGLLLSADPTRGDNAGSTALAAEKYRSNLYTPERRTAALENVQNYTWAADRRASAVETATEYLEAYSGLDGLWQAVTGQSVPRNVALSATAEGDRPLNDAGVYESFDEVPFEAESTRRPWELIDSTPGVERQDVTFATDEPWTVVEPSSGGVFPTNDFAAYRESGLDDRGVFDPDLADDSLLVNERRPDKPDDWGVDDGTGWVDEDGYLGVEGARYHFVAYFNRVYRWEQLLEALRAFRDAYLFTEDVEYARAGLVLLDRIADVYPEMDLSPYRYDDGYASVHQWTGQGKICGCVQETITVRVLVSAYDAFLPAMDDAELLAFLDERANEYDIGSKGTADDLRENVESKVVRTVLPAVRNHQIHSPSGGHRTALAMAGAVQNDPEGYTGDVLEFLLRPGERTHHDDGSYWGEWGVTGGNLRAELVDAVDRDGNAPGSPAAAERAYRALERVTTVLEEYKRDDGPGLADHPKLERAAAGRLPQVLREAYLPSIGAMGRTGVPWLPIETEAMTTALESFGDGQFAKGAFLANGYGYDGVHGSIFSPDPAGTAEAVREVIDADGPLELSSTNQAGTGFAALRDGEHYIRGGYRVVDQFPSMTVLERTTDYTVYSNSGTVQFEADTAGQSISFQFSIPVAETYEFSLKPFRSSGYGTYDVLIDGERIAEYDFYDEVTGAKEFTVLADEVDLSRGEHRITFENTGKRPAATNYKMGVIECKFLDERAQREEELEAERGNTQRSFALRYGASTPDGEGSDRSYRDALHLDVHAYGGDLAPALGYPEHTGFWPDPDSPGESPAWPKGRHWTSNTISHNTVVVDESPQSETEGGSPHHFRETERVRLADIDSTDAYPTTSQYRRTTAMVRIDDHHSYAVDFFRIVGGDDHRFSFHGAAGSATTSGLDLEAQDVGTYARPDVPRPAYSEESAYERAVGNGFDYLDDVVRDDDPADRFSVDWEVTDAPGIVPDEGDAHLRLTMVGDVDEVALADGRPPRHTGNPWSLRYALARRWGSNLETTFTSVIEPYRGSRNVESIEPVPAHSNDGVARAVQVTLTNGRTDYVAYAPGDSTCRVGDVFRFDGFLAVYSEREGTAESAFLEDGSMLAPTRDGPPLIRDQPDAFEGRVEDLTREPSRTNEIQVRLTSEHRPDAADDLVGEWLYVETGTGVEAYRIEGATSDQANQLSLDIGDATTVEGYVDQSNPDAGYEYTIETGAPLRIPLSHTWERTD, from the coding sequence ATGAGTAACAGTGAGGAGCGGACGAATCGCCGGAATGACGCACTATCGGATTTCCGAGGGCACGGCCGCCGGGAGTTCCTCCAGACCACGAGCCTGCTCTCGCTCGGTTTGCTCCTGTCGGCCGACCCGACGCGGGGGGACAACGCCGGGTCTACCGCGCTCGCGGCCGAGAAGTATCGATCGAATCTGTACACGCCGGAGCGTCGAACCGCGGCGCTCGAGAACGTCCAGAACTACACCTGGGCGGCCGATCGGCGAGCGTCGGCCGTCGAAACCGCGACCGAGTACCTCGAGGCTTACAGCGGGCTGGACGGGCTGTGGCAGGCCGTTACCGGGCAATCCGTTCCTCGGAACGTGGCCCTCTCCGCGACGGCCGAGGGAGACCGCCCGCTCAACGACGCGGGCGTCTACGAGTCGTTCGACGAGGTTCCGTTCGAGGCCGAGTCGACGCGGCGGCCGTGGGAACTGATCGATTCGACCCCGGGCGTCGAGCGCCAGGACGTGACGTTCGCGACCGACGAACCGTGGACCGTCGTCGAACCCTCGAGCGGCGGGGTGTTCCCGACGAACGACTTCGCTGCCTACCGCGAAAGCGGCCTCGACGATCGCGGCGTCTTCGATCCGGACCTGGCCGACGACTCGCTGCTCGTCAACGAGCGACGGCCCGACAAACCCGACGACTGGGGCGTCGACGACGGCACGGGCTGGGTCGACGAGGACGGCTACCTCGGCGTCGAAGGCGCCCGCTACCACTTCGTGGCCTACTTCAACCGGGTCTACCGCTGGGAGCAACTGCTCGAGGCACTCCGGGCATTTCGCGACGCGTACCTGTTCACCGAGGACGTCGAGTACGCACGGGCTGGACTCGTCCTCCTGGACCGGATCGCGGACGTCTACCCCGAGATGGATCTGTCTCCCTATCGCTACGACGACGGCTACGCCAGCGTCCACCAGTGGACCGGCCAGGGGAAAATCTGCGGCTGCGTCCAGGAGACGATCACGGTTCGCGTACTCGTGAGCGCGTACGACGCGTTCCTCCCCGCAATGGACGACGCCGAACTGCTCGCGTTCCTGGACGAGCGGGCGAACGAGTACGATATCGGCTCGAAAGGGACGGCCGACGACCTCCGCGAGAACGTCGAATCGAAAGTCGTCCGGACGGTGTTACCCGCCGTGCGGAACCACCAGATTCACTCGCCATCGGGCGGTCACCGAACGGCCCTCGCGATGGCCGGCGCCGTCCAGAACGACCCCGAGGGCTACACCGGCGACGTCCTCGAGTTCCTCCTTCGACCTGGCGAGCGGACCCACCACGACGACGGCTCGTACTGGGGCGAGTGGGGCGTCACCGGCGGCAACCTGCGCGCCGAGCTGGTCGACGCCGTCGATCGGGACGGCAACGCGCCGGGATCGCCAGCGGCCGCCGAACGGGCGTATCGGGCGCTCGAACGCGTGACGACTGTCCTCGAGGAGTACAAGAGAGACGACGGTCCGGGGCTGGCCGACCACCCGAAACTCGAGCGAGCGGCCGCCGGCCGACTCCCGCAGGTGCTTCGCGAAGCGTACCTGCCCAGTATCGGGGCGATGGGACGAACCGGCGTGCCGTGGCTGCCGATCGAAACCGAAGCGATGACGACCGCCCTGGAGTCCTTCGGCGACGGCCAGTTTGCGAAGGGGGCGTTCCTCGCGAACGGGTACGGGTACGACGGCGTCCACGGCAGCATCTTCAGTCCGGACCCGGCGGGCACTGCGGAGGCGGTGCGCGAGGTGATCGACGCCGACGGCCCGCTGGAACTCTCGAGCACGAACCAGGCGGGAACAGGGTTCGCCGCGCTCCGGGACGGCGAACACTACATCCGCGGCGGCTACCGCGTCGTCGACCAGTTCCCCTCGATGACCGTCCTCGAGCGCACGACCGACTACACCGTCTACAGCAACAGCGGCACGGTCCAGTTCGAGGCGGACACGGCGGGCCAGTCGATCTCGTTCCAGTTCTCGATTCCGGTCGCCGAAACCTACGAGTTCAGCCTGAAACCGTTCAGATCGTCGGGGTACGGCACCTACGACGTGCTGATCGACGGCGAGCGGATCGCCGAGTACGACTTCTACGACGAGGTGACGGGTGCGAAGGAGTTCACCGTGCTCGCCGACGAGGTCGACCTCTCGAGGGGCGAGCACCGGATCACGTTCGAGAACACTGGCAAGCGGCCTGCCGCCACGAACTACAAGATGGGCGTCATCGAGTGCAAATTCCTCGACGAACGTGCCCAGCGCGAGGAGGAACTCGAGGCGGAACGCGGGAACACCCAGCGATCGTTCGCCCTCCGGTACGGAGCGTCGACGCCGGACGGTGAGGGATCTGACCGGTCGTATCGAGACGCGTTACACTTGGACGTCCACGCCTACGGCGGCGACCTCGCTCCGGCCCTGGGCTACCCCGAGCACACCGGTTTCTGGCCGGACCCCGACTCGCCTGGCGAGTCGCCGGCGTGGCCGAAGGGGAGACACTGGACGTCGAACACGATCAGTCACAACACCGTCGTGGTCGACGAGTCCCCGCAGTCGGAAACCGAGGGCGGGTCACCACACCACTTCAGGGAGACGGAGCGTGTACGCCTCGCCGACATCGACTCGACGGACGCGTACCCGACGACGAGCCAGTACCGCCGAACCACCGCGATGGTGCGAATCGACGACCACCACTCGTACGCGGTCGACTTCTTCCGGATCGTCGGCGGCGACGACCATCGCTTCAGTTTCCACGGCGCGGCCGGGTCGGCCACGACGAGCGGGCTCGACCTCGAGGCCCAGGACGTCGGAACTTACGCTAGACCCGACGTACCCCGGCCCGCCTACAGCGAAGAATCCGCCTACGAACGCGCGGTCGGCAACGGCTTCGACTACCTGGACGACGTCGTCCGCGACGACGATCCGGCGGACCGATTCAGCGTCGACTGGGAGGTCACGGACGCGCCGGGTATCGTCCCGGACGAGGGTGACGCCCACCTTCGGCTGACGATGGTCGGCGACGTCGACGAAGTCGCCCTCGCGGACGGACGGCCGCCGCGTCACACCGGGAACCCGTGGAGCCTCCGGTATGCTCTCGCCCGACGGTGGGGATCGAACCTCGAGACTACGTTCACCTCCGTTATCGAACCCTACCGCGGTTCGCGGAACGTCGAATCGATCGAACCGGTGCCGGCTCACTCGAACGACGGCGTAGCGAGGGCCGTTCAGGTGACGCTGACGAACGGCCGCACCGACTACGTCGCCTACGCACCCGGCGACTCGACCTGCCGGGTCGGGGACGTGTTCCGGTTCGACGGATTCCTGGCCGTCTACTCCGAGCGCGAGGGCACCGCGGAGTCGGCATTCCTCGAGGACGGATCGATGCTCGCGCCCACTCGCGATGGACCGCCGCTGATTCGCGATCAACCCGACGCATTCGAAGGTCGCGTGGAGGACCTCACGCGCGAGCCGTCGCGGACGAACGAGATTCAGGTCCGACTGACGTCCGAACACCGACCCGACGCCGCTGACGACCTGGTCGGCGAGTGGCTCTACGTCGAGACGGGAACGGGCGTCGAAGCGTACCGCATTGAAGGCGCGACGAGCGACCAAGCCAATCAACTCTCGCTCGATATCGGCGACGCGACGACGGTCGAGGGGTACGTCGATCAATCGAATCCCGACGCCGGCTACGAGTACACGATCGAAACGGGCGCACCGTTGCGCATTCCGCTATCGCACACCTGGGAGCGCACCGACTGA